In Zingiber officinale cultivar Zhangliang chromosome 1A, Zo_v1.1, whole genome shotgun sequence, a genomic segment contains:
- the LOC122023108 gene encoding S-adenosylmethionine synthase has product MEDTFLFTSESVNEGHPDKLCDQISDAVLDACLEQDPDSKVACETCSKTNMVMVFGEITTKGKIDYEKIVRDTCRSIGFTSDDVGLDADHCNVLMYIEQQSPDIAQGVHGHFTKRPEEIGAGDQGHMFGYATDETPELMPLSHVLATQLGARLTEVRKNGTCAWLRPDGKTQVTVEYRNDHGAMVPVRVHTVLISTQHDETVTNDEIAADLKEHVIKPVIPEKYLDEKTIFHLNPSGRFVIGGPHGDAGLTGRKIIIDTYGGWGAHGGGAFSGKDPTKVDRSGAYIARQAAKSIVANGLARRCIVQVSYAIGVPEPLSVFVDTYGTGKIPDKEILQIVKENFDFRPGMITINLDLKRGGHRFLKTAAYGHFGRDDPDFTWEVVKPLKWDKPSA; this is encoded by the coding sequence ATGGAGGATACCTTCCTTTTCACCTCTGAATCTGTCAACGAGGGACACCCTGACAAGCTCTGCGATCAGATTTCGGATGCGGTTCTCGACGCTTGCCTCGAGCAGGATCCTGACAGCAAGGTTGCATGTGAGACCTGCTCGAAGACCAACATGGTGATGGTGTTCGGCGAGATTACAACCAAGGGCAAAATCGACTATGAGAAGATTGTCCGCGACACCTGCCGTTCAATCGGGTTCACGTCTGATGATGTCGGCCTCGATGCCGATCACTGTAACGTGCTTATGTACATCGAGCAGCAGTCACCTGACATCGCCCAGGGTGTTCACGGCCACTTCACTAAGCGCCCGGAGGAGATTGGCGCTGGCGACCAGGGACACATGTTTGGCTACGCGACTGACGAAACTCCTGAGCTGATGCCCCTCAGCCATGTCCTCGCAACCCAGTTGGGTGCTCGCCTCACTGAGGTCCGCAAGAACGGGACTTGTGCTTGGCTGAGGCCAGATGGTAAGACCCAGGTGACCGTGGAGTATCGCAATGATCACGGTGCCATGGTTCCAGTCCGCGTCCACACAGTGCTCATCTCCACCCAACATGATGAGACCGTGACCAACGATGAAATTGCTGCCGATCTCAAGGAGCACGTTATCAAGCCAGTCATTCCTGAGAAGTATCTCGATGAGAAGACCATCTTTCATTTGAACCCCTCTGGCCGATTTGTCATCGGCGGGCCTCACGGTGACGCTGGACTCACTGGCCGCAAGATCATCATCGACACTTATGGAGGCTGGGGAGCACATGGCGGCGGTGCCTTCTCAGGCAAGGACCCTACAAAGGTCGATCGCAGCGGTGCCTACATTGCAAGGCAGGCTGCGAAGAGCATCGTGGCCAATGGGCTCGCTCGACGTTGCATAGTGCAGGTTTCTTATGCCATTGGCGTCCCTGAGCCCCTCTCTGTGTTTGTGGACACCTATGGAACAGGGAAGATTCCTGATAAGGAGATACTTCAGATCGTGAAGGAGAATTTTGACTTCAGGCCTGGCATGATCACCATTAACCTTGACCTGAAAAGGGGTGGCCACAGGTTCCTCAAGACTGCGGCTTATGGACATTTTGGGAGGGACGACCCAGACTTCACCTGGGAGGTTGTCAAGCCGCTCAAGTGGGATAAGCCATCTGCGTAG